The proteins below are encoded in one region of Aulosira sp. FACHB-615:
- a CDS encoding pentapeptide repeat-containing protein — MRERLRKWIQDFQEWIIFAAIFVLSIVVIRFVEDKPPFKSIVELLMSSKFISTLQDLSILAVVILYFRETPSRKKQEHYEAWRVINSAYGQRASGGRIQALQDLKNDGISLAGLTAEKAYLAGINLKGADLRDANLEGSNLKNACLQEIDLRNANLQGADLRYANLEGANLRNANLQGQSTNLSYTNFQNAYLSHANFQLAYLWSANLQGADLSYANLQEADLSYANLQGANLKYANFQGADLSPTNLDQANFQGADLQNADLRDAQNLNPEQVKLARNWEHARYDEALQMQLGLIPAHQNFELIQPENSDQDHNFFDT; from the coding sequence ATGCGTGAACGTTTACGTAAATGGATACAAGACTTTCAAGAGTGGATTATTTTTGCTGCGATATTTGTGTTGTCAATAGTGGTGATTCGGTTTGTTGAAGATAAGCCTCCATTTAAAAGTATTGTGGAATTATTGATGAGTTCTAAGTTTATTAGTACTCTGCAAGACTTGAGTATTTTAGCGGTGGTGATTCTTTATTTCCGAGAAACTCCTTCTCGAAAAAAGCAAGAACATTACGAAGCATGGCGCGTAATTAACTCAGCTTATGGACAACGAGCAAGTGGGGGTAGAATTCAAGCCTTACAAGACTTGAAAAATGATGGTATTAGCTTGGCTGGACTAACTGCGGAGAAAGCCTATTTAGCTGGCATTAATTTAAAGGGTGCAGATTTACGAGACGCGAATCTCGAAGGTAGTAACCTAAAAAATGCTTGTTTGCAAGAAATTGATTTACGCAATGCCAATCTGCAAGGTGCTGATTTAAGATATGCCAATCTTGAGGGAGCAAATTTAAGAAATGCCAATCTTCAAGGACAAAGTACTAACCTCAGCTATACAAATTTTCAGAATGCTTACTTAAGTCATGCCAATTTTCAATTAGCCTACCTCTGGAGTGCCAATCTGCAAGGTGCTGATTTAAGTTATGCCAATCTGCAAGAAGCTGATTTAAGTTATGCCAATCTGCAAGGTGCTAATCTCAAATATGCTAATTTTCAAGGTGCTGACCTCAGCCCGACTAATCTTGACCAAGCCAATTTTCAAGGGGCTGATTTGCAAAATGCTGATCTCAGAGATGCTCAAAATTTGAATCCAGAGCAAGTTAAATTAGCCAGAAATTGGGAACATGCCAGATATGATGAGGCTTTGCAAATGCAGCTAGGGTTAATTCCCGCTCACCAAAACTTTGAACTCATACAACCAGAAAACTCTGATCAAGACCATAATTTTTTTGATACCTAG
- a CDS encoding superoxide dismutase family protein, whose amino-acid sequence MKFISYIVIACLVLLTACASPSNGAGVPLKAQAQISGPGITGTLKAVQNTELQSVWVAVEIKGDPKILTPGLHGVHIHEKGACEAGTEKPFSSAGGHFDPGPFGSPTPVEKNHPYHLGDLPNIKINPLGQGRLEAFISSVTLGDSPISLFDGDGSAVIIHKLQDQKKSGGTADEAGGGRLACGAIAKAS is encoded by the coding sequence ATGAAATTTATCTCTTACATTGTTATTGCTTGTCTAGTACTACTAACAGCTTGCGCTTCTCCTTCCAATGGTGCTGGGGTACCGCTAAAAGCTCAAGCCCAAATTAGTGGCCCTGGGATTACAGGGACGCTGAAAGCTGTACAAAATACCGAGCTTCAGTCTGTTTGGGTGGCTGTGGAAATTAAAGGTGATCCCAAAATCTTGACTCCAGGATTACATGGTGTTCATATTCATGAAAAAGGCGCTTGTGAAGCAGGTACAGAAAAGCCTTTTAGTTCTGCTGGTGGACACTTCGACCCTGGCCCCTTTGGTTCACCCACTCCGGTGGAAAAAAACCATCCTTATCATTTAGGTGATTTACCCAATATTAAAATTAATCCCTTGGGTCAAGGTCGTTTAGAAGCATTTATTAGCAGTGTCACTCTTGGCGATAGTCCGATCAGCTTATTTGATGGTGATGGTAGTGCAGTTATTATCCATAAGCTCCAGGATCAAAAGAAATCTGGTGGTACAGCCGATGAAGCTGGTGGTGGTCGTTTAGCTTGTGGTGCGATCGCCAAGGCAAGTTAA